The nucleotide window TCAAAAGTTATCATAATCACCAAGCCAACCGCGTAGAATTGAAAATAGTTGTCTATACCTGTAACGAGTTGAGAAATCATTACGCCATATACGCTGACTTGAACAAGGAAGACAGCCCATCCCATGATAATCCAGACAGGCGGCTTAAGTTCCTGTTTTAGATCGAACCAGACAAGGCGAAGTACGTTCCTCATCTACTCTCCTCTTTCAAGACTCTTCCTGTGAAGTGGAGGAAAACATCGTCTAGAGATGGTTCAGTTATTCTTATAGAAAGGATGCGGGCTTTGTTTTGGTAGCATATGTCTGTCATTCTTGGCACCCATGATTCTGCCATTGACACATATGCTTTGAATCGGTTTGCACCTGAGTTGGTTATTTTTACTGTGCCTTCTATTTGGCTTAGGGACTGTTCTATGATTTGGATATCTGTGGTGTCGATTTCAAGTTCAACTATGTCGCCGCCTATGATGCTGTCTTTCAGTTGTCTAACAGTGTCGCATACGACGAATTTTCCCTCATCAAGTACGGTTACGCGGTCAGCTAAGTATTCAGCTTCGCGAACCTCATTCGTAGCAATGAGAATTGTTGAGCCTTCTTCTCGTAGTTTGAGGATTTGTGCCCAGATTTTACGTTTCCCACGCAGGTCTACTTGACTTGTGGGCTCATCTAGTATGGCGAATTTTGGGCGTTGAACGAAGATTTTGGAGATTTCTAACCGTTTTGCTTGTCCACCTGATAAGTGCATAAAGAGTTTGTTTCGGGCATCCCAAAGTTCCAGGTCTTTGAGGATGTTTTCTATTAAAGTGTCACGTCTTGCTTTTGGAACACCACAAACGCTTGCGTGGAATCGTAGTATATCGGCGGGTTTGTGGCGCCAGAAACCTCTTGCCTCTTGAAATGCTATGCCTAGAATTTTGCGTACACTTGTGGATTGACTAGTTATACATAGACCCATAACTTTTGCTTGCCCAGATGTTGGTTTAAGAACTGTGGCGAGGATGAGAAGGAGGGTTGTTTTCCCTGAGCCGTTGGGACCGAGGAGCACCATGATTTCGTTTTCATCGATGGTGAAATCTAAGTTTTTGAGGGCGTATGTTTTGCCATATTGCTTTGTTAGATTTTTTGTTTCAACGGCGTACATGATAGTATTCCTGCATCAAGGCTACTATGAAAGGCTAAAAGGGTAATATGGGTCTGGAAAATAAACTTGGCGGTTATTTTTTGTGTCGCTTAATTCTCTCTCGTCTTTGTGTTTTTCGGCGCCATTCTCGTTTTTTCTGTGTCTTTATACGCGCTCTGCTGAAGCGGTGATTTGGACTGGCTTCTTCTCGGTATTGAGTTATATTTCTGTAAAAGGTCGGATAATCTATTTGATTTTGTTGGAGAGCCGTGATGTTCTGGTTTAGCTGTTTTCTGGTTTCTGAATCTGATATTTTTTCAAAGATGTCAGAGTAGACAAGATAGGCGGCGTGAAATTGAAAATCAGATGGATTGTCGATTAAGAGTTTTTCTGGAAGGGTTGACGCACTATTGTTAGATTCTTCGGTCATGGTTCTCCAAGCTTTTGTGATAGTTTAGAAGGCTTGCCTTTTATAGATAGCGCTTATTGCTGCAACAACCCGTGACCTCCGAGTCTAACCAATTAAAAAACTCAGAAGAATATGAAGACGTTAAACACAAGACACCAAATACGCTTGGCGTCCATTAACTACCATTTAGAACAAGTAGTAGACAACCTAGTCCTCTAGCCACACGCGCAAAGATTTGGTGGGGCTGGCCGGATTTGAACCGGTGACCTCTCCCCGAAACCATGTTAATGCATGGTTCCTACGGGTTTCTCTAGCATTCACCGCTCCAGAAATTCGTCATCCCACACGAGCGGTCCGCAAACCCGTCCAAATACTTCTGGAGCCCGTCGTCATACCTGGCTAGACTACAGCCCCACCACAACCACAAACACAACAACAGAAAATATATGCCTTACGTAACTCCACTAAACATTCAACCTCCCAACAAGCCTTTGCTTCCTCTTATGACTCAATAATTTAATCGTTTTTTCCCTCCGTACTGCCTCCTTACGCGAACCAATCTTCTCAACGTAAACAACTTTCATAGGCCTGTGTATCCGAGTATACCTAGCACCAATCCCCTTCTTGTGTTGTTTAAAACGAGACTCTACATCCTTAGTATATCCGGTATAATAGCTTCCACCTTCGCAAAGAAGCATGTAGACATAGTAAGCCATCATAACATCAACTGTCCATATGCATGAAAATGCTAAAAACACTTTTTATCAATGTAACCACAAAAAGAAGCCCCATGGGAATAAAATACTACGAAGCCCCTGATGTAAAACAGCTCGTAAATACAATAATAGCAGAACTAAGATTCGCCCACATTAACTCTCAACACATATATTGCTTCAGAAGCAATGGCTCCAAATCAAAACGCACAATAGCCCGAATCCACAGCCTAGAAAAACTCTGGCAAAAAGCTCTTCAAACACACCCACGATATTTAATCGAAGTAATTGCTGAAAGATACGACAAACTCAGCCAAACAGACCGAGAAAAAGTCCTAATCCACGAATTACTCCATATACCCAAAGGATTCTCAGGAGGCTTCAGACCACACAAAGGCTACATAAACAAGAAAACTATAAACAAACTCCATGAAACCTTTGAACATCACAAAAAGGCCCACGAAATAATCCACTGAGCGAAAGATTAAAGAACCCAAAAAGCACGCTCTATATAGGTTGCCGGCCAAAGGGCGCGGGACCCACCCGATCCCATCCCGAACTCGGAAGTTAAACCGCGCTCCGTTTCAGGTGTTAGTGTGGTCTTCGGCCACGTGAAGCCAGAAAAGCTGGCAGCCCTCTTTCAACCGTCTTGTGAAAACCTAAGATTTATAACCTAGTGAATATAGTCTTCTGAAATTGTGGCGGAATTGATACAACTAGAAACGCTGCCAGCGCAATTCCTTCCAGGACAAGATAGCCTAAGCATGGTATTCCAAGTAATCTTCATGCTTCTCTTCGTAGTCATGATCTTCTACGGACAAAGAATACAAATGTATATCATGATAAGAGAAATCGAAGGCTCCTTGCTCCGCCTTAAATTCATACGAGACGAAGGACGCAAGATCGCGATAAAAACGATAAAAGAAATAGGAAAACCCGAAATAGACCCTACAGAACGAGTTAACCAATTCCTAGAACACGTAACAATTCTGCCCCAAAGCATGGACCCAGCCGGTATCGTATGGAAACTTGAACACATACTTGACGTACGAGAAACCCGCTTCAAAGACGAAGTCAAATTAATGGCACCAGCAGCAGATGAAACCAACGTAAACAATTTGGAAAACACCTTAGAAGCAGCTGCAGCGTTAAATATAATCTACAAAGTTATACGCCACTTCTATATCTTAGGAAAGAAAACACTCAGCCTTTACATCATTATGCAAATACAAATGATACTCCCATTGATTATGCGAGAGGCAGAAGCCTACGCAAGCGCCCTCAAAGCTTTCTCGTACGGTCAACCCATTGGCGATGGTGCTGGTGCCCTCGTCGCAGCTAAGCTAATGCATGGACACAGAAAAAAGAAAATTGAAAAAGATTGCGTTGTAGCCAAAGTTCCGTTAGAAGGACGAACTGCATATGTAATAAAGGCAGAGGGTCCAGGCGGTAATGTGGGAAAGCCCGGAGAAGCAATAAAGAGAGTTATTGAAGAGAATGATGGGAAAATCTCTACAATAATCATGATAGATGCCGCTTTGAAGCTTGAAGGCGAAAAGCTTGCAGATGTAGCTGAAGGAGTAGGAGCAGCTATTGGCGGACCAGGAACGGAACAGTATAAAATCGAAGAAAGCATTCTGAAATATAAAATTCCAATAAACGCTGTAATAATTAAAGAAGACATCGGTGACGCAGTGTCACCAATGAGAAAAGAAATTTTTGACGCAACCGATGTTGCAGTTGAACGAGTTAAACGTGTAATTAAAGAGAGAACAAAGGAAGGTGACACTGTGATAATTGCTGGAATAGGAAACAGCATTGGGGTGGGGCAGTAAAATGGGTGGAGAAGCAGAAAAGGCTGTAAGAAGATTTTCTTCAATTGTACTTATTGTTATTATTGTTGCGCTAGTCTTGTCCTCAACCGCATTATACCAAGCATACGAATTGTTTCTAAGTAATGATCCTACTGCAGGGTATTATTTGCTAATCGGCTTTATTGGAATGGCCCTATCTGTTTACATGCTGATTCAAACTAAAAGACGAATGCAGAGATTCACTTTGAAAACGCAGCCAATCACAACAACGATAGTTTGTTCCAAATGTGAGTTTAAAAATGTTAGAAACTTCGAACGAGGTGACTATATACTTAAGGAGCTTGGATCATGCACGAAATGCGAGGGAACTATGATGATTTCTGCAATATACCGTGAAGTCCAAGAGAAGAGAAAAGAAGAGAAAATCTTCACCTAAGTTAAAACTATACATCCGTTTTTCACCACCAAAACTGTGTGTTCCGCTTGTGCTACAGGTTTTCTGCTGGCTTCAATGAAGATAGGATAAGACGTGAGACATCTGGATCGAAGGAGTTCCTGAAATGCAGCTACGTAGTTTTCTTGGGGCACGACGCTGTTCAACCAGCGTTCCGAAAATGGTAAAGTCATGAAGTTAGCTTCGATGTAGCTAAGGAGGCGTTTTGCGTGTGCCTTCTGCAACGGCTTGCGTTTCACAAATCTAAAGATTGTTGTTTCATCTCCATCTTTCACTTTACCAGCTGCGTTAGCAACGGTTACGAAGGGTTCGAGTGCCACTACTTCGCCTTCTCTTATTTTAGAGCCTATAATGTGTGCAACATTTGGCAAAGACTTCCCAGTGTGAATCAAATAGCGCCCAATTTGATGCCCTGTCAAATTTGAAACAGGTTTGCATCCATATGCTTTAATAGTCTTTTGGATTGCTGAGCCTAATTTCGATGTTGATATTCCAGCATAAATAGTTTTAACTCCAACTTTTAGAGCCTCTTGGGCTGCTCGCATAAGGTTTTCATGTTCTGGATTGAAACATATTGTAACCGCGGTGTCTGCAATGTAGCCATCTAAGTGTGCACCGATATCTACTTTTACAAGTGAGTTCGGTGGAATTGTACTTTTATCGTTGGGTGGTGATGTATAGTGGGCTGCAATTTCATTGATAGAGACGTTACATGGAAAAGCTAATTGTCCACCCTTTTCACGAATTAATCCTTCCGCTTTTTCACAAACCTCAATTATAGGCATTCCCACACGTACAAAACGCCTCATTCTCTCTCGTACTTCTCTGGCAATCTTTCCAGCGTCTTCATATTTTTCAAAAATGTCTTCTGGGAGACCCATAGTTTATCAGCACACCATTCTCTTTTAATTCAAAGAAAGTAAAAAGACTTTGGAATGGGAGACGTTAGATATGGCAAAGATTAGATGGTTGGGGCACGCAACCTTTGAAATAAAGCTGGCGGAAAAGATTATCTTTGTGGAACTTGGCTTGATGGCAATCCCAAAGCGGCGATAAAAACTTCGGATGTTAAAGAAGCAAACATTGCTTGTGTAACTCATGATCACATGGACCACGTTGGAAGTACCTTTGAAATCTGCAAACAGACATACGCATCGTTTGTTGGAACACCTGAATTATGCAGCTACGAAAAGGAAAATGGAGTTGCAGAAGCCGTGGGATTCAACATAAGAGGTACCGCAAACGTGAAGGGAATCGATATGACAATGACCCAAGCTTCCCACACGACCCTCCGAGGTGTTCCTACAGGTTTTGTTTTAAGAGGGAAGAGATAGCTATCTACCATGCTGTAGGTACAGGTTTTTTGGGGACATGAGATTTAGGGAAGAACTCTACGCGCCTGACGTAGCTTTGCTTCCTATAGGTGGATATTTACAACGAATTCTCGTGTTTCTCTAATAAGCCCGTGCGAATGGCGAGTTGGCTTGACGCTTATGGCTACAAGAGGTGGATTAATCGATGTTGGCATCACCCATGCCAATGTAATAATGTTTGCTTTTCCAGGTTTTGGTAACTCTTAGGGACTTGAATGATTAGAGTTTTTCCATGTTAACCAAAGGGACTCTTAAAACTTGGTTTCTATAGCTCTGTAAAGTCTACGGTTGGCTAGATACCTTGTAAACTTTCGGTTGATGCTTTGGGGGAATATGTAGAGACTAAAGAGATGCTCTTCAATATTTTAATGCCTCAAGAAGGCGGTATTCACAAATGACATCGCCGATTGCGTATTCATAAAAGAGAGTATCTTTTTGCCCACCGCTCTTGACAAATTCCCGATATGCATCAAAGATAGCATTACCCCCCGCTATTTTGTTGAGGACATAATCATATGAAAAATCAAGGCTCCATCCCTTCTTATTCACATATTCCTTAGCCTTGGCTTTAGCCTGATCCTTGATGTCTTGTCTGGCTTTGTATTTTTCGGCTTTTTTATTCATTTTTTGTTTATGGGTGACTTCAATCCCGTACTCCATACACACCTCTTCCAATCTTAGATTCCTCCTGTTCTTGTTTTTGGCAAGTTGAGTTACTCTGGGGGTTTGACACAAGTCGAGTATGTTTGATTCAGGTATCTCGACTTTCAGAAAACGCTTTAGAAGTGGAATATCAAAACCCTTTATATTGTAACCAGCGAAGATGCACTCTTGAGATAACAAAGACGCTATTTTCGTCTCGACTCTTCCCAATGTCCATTGTGAATCTTTTGAATCATCGTAATACAACTCTTGTTCAGTAGCATCACCGATCTGAACTGATATGATCCGCTTATTATCTCTCATTATATCTGAACCTGTATTTTCAGTTTCAATGTCTATTATAAGATACATAAACTCACGAGCCACTCCTTTGAGTTAGATGTTACTATTATTATTTTTTCCGGAATATAACTTTGATTTAAAAAATTTTAGGTTTTATAAGTTTTCTTACACTAGAACTTTGGGTCAACAGACTTAACAGTATCGAGACGTACTTAATTTTATAAACAAAACTACCGAATTCTAAGTCATAACAAGGGGAGAGAACACTATTTATGCAAAAGAAACCTCCAATAATTGGTGGGGAGACCCCAGATGATACGTACGATCTAGATAATAAAGAGCATTTGAAAAAGTTAGGTTTAGACTCTAAAGTGGCATCAAAAATTGCTGATTACTATTATCATTACCCCAAATGCCCACATGTAGTTGGAGAGTTTAAGAGTTCAAGTTTGCGAAAATCTGTAAAGCAACTTGAAGTAACTGTGAAACGATTAATGCGTATAGGTAAACCAGTCGACTTCACTTTTATACAGGGAAAGATTAATCACACAGAATCTCATATTTATAGACGAAGAGACCATCGTTTATTCGACAGAGTTAAAGGGAAATTCTGTCAGATACCCGTAGCAGGTCGCCTTATTGACATTTTTCTTTATTACAAACATGAAATAGAAATTGACTATAAGCAAAAAAGGTTGTGAGAAAATGGGTATCTATATAACAATATCACGTCTGCAACAAGCATTTTTTAGAGGAGCACCTGATATAAGGCTAGATTATTGTATAGAGGCAATACGATTTTTTGAAGATGGATTGTTCACGCTAGAAAATGCTGAAATATGGTTTGATGCACCATCTGAATCTCAAGGGGGGCATATACACAAACATATTGATTCAACAAATTTTTACACAACTGGTCAAGCTGTAGACAAATTGTTAAGCGAACTTTCATTTGAAAATATTATCAGAACAATAATTTTGTTCAATGGGACATGGGATTTCAACGGTGTTGAACTCGGAGGATACTTCTCCATTCACAATAACAGTGACTGGAGAAAGGTATACCGTGATATTGAAATTGACGCATATGGTAAGGGAGACTTTGTGGATTTAGTTGATGTTCTTTGGAAAGCTCACGACATGACTACTCTAGTTCCTAAATTTGCTAGGGCATTAGAAAAAAGCTCACCTGCAAAACGTAAAAGGATATATGAAATACTTTTTTCTCAAGGCGTTCCAACAGATGATGATGTTTCAAACATTCGTGCGACTCTATTTCGAGGTAGGGCGCATCTTATACGGTTCTTCTATAGAGTGCTCCGTAATAGTAAAGATATTTGGGTGAACTCACGTGCGACTCCTATTGATAATCGCTTCTTTATCAAAACATTATACGATGAAACGCTTGTTCAAAAAAGATTAACAAATTCTATCAAAGAAGCTTTACTCGTTGAGAAAGAAGGAAGTAGCGTAACCTATGTAGGCAAAGAGGCAGATTCCTTCGCTCGTTTATACAAAAGCTTTGTGGATTCTGTTTTGAAACCCGCTTTAAAGGAGATGCCTCCAGAAGAGCTTGTTAAACAAGCTATAGAAAGAGGATTAAGAGAGTATCCCAAAGAAACTGTTAAATAGAGGATTCCTTCGACAAAACAAGCCTTCTCTTCTGGATTTTATGCTTGATTTCATCTCCTCCTTTCCACTCTAACTTTTGGATAACATTAGGAGGAATCACTAATACCCATTTTACATACTCTTTATCCTTAGTTTTTCGGGATAGTTGTTTTTGGAGTTTCGTTTTAGGCACCTAAACTATTCTTAATATTGCTTGAGTATTTAAATTTTAGGTACCGAAAGATTTATATTGTTAGGTACCTAATACAGTAATAGGTACCTAAAATGAAAGGTAAACAATCAAACGCTCGCAAGCTCCGTGCGATCTCACTTTTAGCTCACAACAAAGTAAACAAGATAAGCGATTCTACTTTTAGAGTGTGGTCTCAGAACGGAGTTCATCATTATATTGTTGTGAGAGAAGGCTTAAAGTGGAAGTGTGAGTGTCCAGATTTTCAGTTTAACTGTGTTGTTTGTAAGCATATTCTTGCGGTTGAACAGTTTAGGTTAAATGAGCGGAGTACATTCACTCTTAGAAAAGGAGATGATGGTCTATGCGAATTAGAAGAACCAGTTTTGGTTTGCAAGTTTTGTGGCTCAGAGCGAGTCATTAAGAGAGGATTTAAAAAGACACAAAAAGGAAAAACTCAACGATTTCTGTGTAAGGATTGTAAGCGAAGGTTTGTGGTTAATGATGGCTTTGAAAAGATGAAAAGCACTCCGCAAAGCGTGACAATAGCCTTAGATCTCTATTTTAAGGGGATTAGCCTTAGAAACATTGTCGATCACCTAAAGCAATTCTACAACGTTGAAATTAGCCATGTTGCAGTTTATAAGTGGATAAAGAAGTATGTCAAATTGATGAAAGAGTACACGGATCAGTTAGTGCCAAAAGTTAGCGGAATATGGCATTCCGATGAGATGACTTTGGTTACAAGACATGAAGGAATGAGGTGGCTCTGGAATGTCATGGATAACGAGAGTCGATTTTGGCTTGCGAGTGAGATAACCGAAAAAAGAGAAATCGTAGATGCGAGAAACGTTTTAGCAGAAGCACATCAATTAGCGAAAATTAGACCAATGGCAATAGTAACGGACGGATTAAGATCATATCAACATGCAATAACAAAAGAATTTCACACAATAAAAGCTCCAAGAACACAGCATGTTAGAGTGCCTAACATAAGGAATCGGTCAAACAACAACATGGTTGAAAGGCTAAACGGAACGGTTAGAGAGCGAAACAAGACAATGAGAGGCTTAGACAGTGAACCAACAGCACAAACAATCATAGACGGAATGAGAATCTACTACAACTTTATAAGACCTCACATGGCTCTGAACGGAAAGACACCCGCAGAAAAATCGGGTATAGCAAAACTTAGACAGAATAAATGGCAAAGTCTGATAAAGAAAAGTTCTCAAAATTGCTAAAAAAGGAAAGGGTTAACCCTTTCGATGGACGAAACTTGGATATTTCCCATGCTTTCTTTTGTAAGCAGATAACTCTGCATTTTGTCTTTGCACTGCTCTTTCTTTGCTACCCGTGTATTCTACCCGATAGTATGAAGCACCTACGATAGGTTCTGAGCCATCAGCGAAGTGAGCCATTAGACGGGAATACACATGCCCTTCTCCAATATACAGGATTCCATCGGCATTACCTAATTCATAGACACCATAGTTATTTGTCTCTCGACTAACACTGTCCTTAGTAAACCAAGACCATTTTATTGCAAGTGGCATTTCCAAAATTATTGTCTCAAGATATTTTCTCGTTACATTTTGGCAGTTTACCGTCATGCTCTTTTTTATACTGCTCTAGTAATTCTTTTTCTCTTTCCTTGTAGGAGTTGGTTATTTCTCTCTTATACCATTTCGTGGTTTTTTTGCATGGGTCTTCTGAAAATTCGGTCTCCCAATAGTGGGTAAACCTTTCCCTAAGATTTGAGGTGCTACCAATATATATCAAACTCTCTTCTGTCTTGCTTTCGAAAAGCCCATAAACTCCCGACTTCTCTGGTATCTTTTTAGCATTGCTTTCTTTCCATTCATAGAAATCACCATTTATTTTTCCCATTTTGATTCACACTTGTAAATAGTTTGGTGTGTTTTCTTAAATGCTTTACTGTCAATGGATACTGTAAACTTATTTGTCATAGCCTAATAAAAAAAATAGGAGAAGGGTGTTTTTACACAAGAAGAATGGAACAGAGAATAAAATTGAAAATTAACAAAAACACTAAAAGTTATCGAGAGATTCAATTTAGCGAAGAATGAAAAAGGCTTAACTTCTCTTCTTTTCGCCCTTTTTCTTTCCACTTCTTATTTCCCTTAAGATTTTGATTTTATCACCTATTTCTGATGAACTGGCAAAAATCATCTTTGAAGGTTCGAAAAATTTTGAAGCTACCTTTCTCAACTGAGAATCGTTAGTAACAAAGATATCACAAGTTCTAATGTCAG belongs to Candidatus Bathyarchaeota archaeon and includes:
- the map gene encoding type II methionyl aminopeptidase, with amino-acid sequence MGLPEDIFEKYEDAGKIAREVRERMRRFVRVGMPIIEVCEKAEGLIREKGGQLAFPCNVSINEIAAHYTSPPNDKSTIPPNSLVKVDIGAHLDGYIADTAVTICFNPEHENLMRAAQEALKVGVKTIYAGISTSKLGSAIQKTIKAYGCKPVSNLTGHQIGRYLIHTGKSLPNVAHIIGSKIREGEVVALEPFVTVANAAGKVKDGDETTIFRFVKRKPLQKAHAKRLLSYIEANFMTLPFSERWLNSVVPQENYVAAFQELLRSRCLTSYPIFIEASRKPVAQAEHTVLVVKNGCIVLT
- a CDS encoding GIY-YIG nuclease family protein yields the protein MLLCEGGSYYTGYTKDVESRFKQHKKGIGARYTRIHRPMKVVYVEKIGSRKEAVRREKTIKLLSHKRKQRLVGRLNV
- a CDS encoding putative metallopeptidase, which translates into the protein MGIKYYEAPDVKQLVNTIIAELRFAHINSQHIYCFRSNGSKSKRTIARIHSLEKLWQKALQTHPRYLIEVIAERYDKLSQTDREKVLIHELLHIPKGFSGGFRPHKGYINKKTINKLHETFEHHKKAHEIIH
- a CDS encoding DUF1512 domain-containing protein → MIQLETLPAQFLPGQDSLSMVFQVIFMLLFVVMIFYGQRIQMYIMIREIEGSLLRLKFIRDEGRKIAIKTIKEIGKPEIDPTERVNQFLEHVTILPQSMDPAGIVWKLEHILDVRETRFKDEVKLMAPAADETNVNNLENTLEAAAALNIIYKVIRHFYILGKKTLSLYIIMQIQMILPLIMREAEAYASALKAFSYGQPIGDGAGALVAAKLMHGHRKKKIEKDCVVAKVPLEGRTAYVIKAEGPGGNVGKPGEAIKRVIEENDGKISTIIMIDAALKLEGEKLADVAEGVGAAIGGPGTEQYKIEESILKYKIPINAVIIKEDIGDAVSPMRKEIFDATDVAVERVKRVIKERTKEGDTVIIAGIGNSIGVGQ
- a CDS encoding ribonuclease H-like domain-containing protein, translated to MYLIIDIETENTGSDIMRDNKRIISVQIGDATEQELYYDDSKDSQWTLGRVETKIASLLSQECIFAGYNIKGFDIPLLKRFLKVEIPESNILDLCQTPRVTQLAKNKNRRNLRLEEVCMEYGIEVTHKQKMNKKAEKYKARQDIKDQAKAKAKEYVNKKGWSLDFSYDYVLNKIAGGNAIFDAYREFVKSGGQKDTLFYEYAIGDVICEYRLLEALKY
- a CDS encoding DDE-type integrase/transposase/recombinase, whose protein sequence is MVCKFCGSERVIKRGFKKTQKGKTQRFLCKDCKRRFVVNDGFEKMKSTPQSVTIALDLYFKGISLRNIVDHLKQFYNVEISHVAVYKWIKKYVKLMKEYTDQLVPKVSGIWHSDEMTLVTRHEGMRWLWNVMDNESRFWLASEITEKREIVDARNVLAEAHQLAKIRPMAIVTDGLRSYQHAITKEFHTIKAPRTQHVRVPNIRNRSNNNMVERLNGTVRERNKTMRGLDSEPTAQTIIDGMRIYYNFIRPHMALNGKTPAEKSGIAKLRQNKWQSLIKKSSQNC
- a CDS encoding ABC transporter ATP-binding protein is translated as MYAVETKNLTKQYGKTYALKNLDFTIDENEIMVLLGPNGSGKTTLLLILATVLKPTSGQAKVMGLCITSQSTSVRKILGIAFQEARGFWRHKPADILRFHASVCGVPKARRDTLIENILKDLELWDARNKLFMHLSGGQAKRLEISKIFVQRPKFAILDEPTSQVDLRGKRKIWAQILKLREEGSTILIATNEVREAEYLADRVTVLDEGKFVVCDTVRQLKDSIIGGDIVELEIDTTDIQIIEQSLSQIEGTVKITNSGANRFKAYVSMAESWVPRMTDICYQNKARILSIRITEPSLDDVFLHFTGRVLKEESR